The Clostridium beijerinckii genomic sequence CCATATTCATCCAAGCCTCACCATATGCAATTGCCATAGCTGCTTTCCCCATATCTGCACCAAGTGCTTGCGCAGCTGGCATTATAAATGGCCCTTGTACAACCCAATGTCCACCACCAGATGGAACAAAGAAGTTAATTATTCCTGAACTTAAAAACGCAAAAATTGGGAATGTATGAGTATTTGATATACTAACAAAGCCACTTGTAATCATTCCACCTAATCCTGACAAATCCATCATGCCTTGTATACCCGCATAGAAAGGAAATTGTACCATTATACCAGCTGTTCCTTTTGCTCCATCAACTATAGCCTGCATATAAGATACAGGACTACCATGAAGAATGATACCTGCAAAGAACATAATCATATTTACAGCGTTTACATCCATAGAACCACCATTCATGAAGTAATAAACCATATAGCAAACCCCAAGAATACCAATTAGCCATGCAATAATTCTGCTGTTTTCAACGCGTACTGCAAATGTTTTTTCAGTTATAGTATCAGTACTAGTCTCATTTGCTGCCTCTGCTGCTAATAATGCTGGGTCAATCTCCACAACATCCTCATCTTTAGGCATCATCATTCTTGTCATTAAAGGTAATATTATTATTAAAGCAACAGTTATAAAGATATTAAACGGAGCAAAAATAGTATCACCTAGCGGAATTAATCCGATTGTCGCTTCCATTGGATTCCCTTTAGTTGCTGCCAAAAGTGGAATTGAACCAGATAAGCCTCCATGCCAAGTCATAAAACCAATATAGGCACACGCGATCAATAAACGATAATCTGTATGTCGCACCTTTTTGGCAACTTCTTTTGCAAGTAAAGCACCAACAATTAGACCAAATCCCCAATTAATAATATTAGCAACCGCTGCAACAAATGTAACAAGCATAATAGCTTGAGCTGGTGTTTTAGGCACTCCTGCAATCTTTTGCAGAATACGTTTAACAGGTGGTGAACTAGCCAATGCATTACCAGTGACTAAAATTAACGCCATTTGCATACCAAATGCTAGAAGATTCCAAAAACTCTTACCCCA encodes the following:
- a CDS encoding TIGR00366 family protein, whose translation is MIKGLSKFFTAIVQKFLPDPLVFAMILTLIMFISGIIFTGHTPIDMIGFWGKSFWNLLAFGMQMALILVTGNALASSPPVKRILQKIAGVPKTPAQAIMLVTFVAAVANIINWGFGLIVGALLAKEVAKKVRHTDYRLLIACAYIGFMTWHGGLSGSIPLLAATKGNPMEATIGLIPLGDTIFAPFNIFITVALIIILPLMTRMMMPKDEDVVEIDPALLAAEAANETSTDTITEKTFAVRVENSRIIAWLIGILGVCYMVYYFMNGGSMDVNAVNMIMFFAGIILHGSPVSYMQAIVDGAKGTAGIMVQFPFYAGIQGMMDLSGLGGMITSGFVSISNTHTFPIFAFLSSGIINFFVPSGGGHWVVQGPFIMPAAQALGADMGKAAMAIAYGEAWMNMAQPFWALPALAIAGLKVRDIMGFCVTTLIVGALIFGVGLALF